In one window of Bifidobacterium sp. WK041_4_12 DNA:
- a CDS encoding ABC transporter ATP-binding protein — MIFSMSHEALSIRNVSRDFHHGEVHAVRNVSLEISPGQIHGLVGVNGAGKTTLVKMCATILAPTAGEISIASIDAVKNPERARSGLGLVLGGDKGFYPRATVDANLRFFADIAGVPYRDNHREVARVLKLVALSEKGRVKVQELSRGQRQRLHIARALLGSPALLLLDEPTNGLDPEVALEVRDLIRVVANTGVGILLTSHSMPEVEELADRITIMDSGTVQVSGSLDEIYRYAGVEQATTFSFLPNAGFSLDEFSALLDGTALIVSRSVGSTWFITALWKPGTTPAVEKIRSYFTSHGISILEGTVTRAATLEDAFLAISHRPQKDGRA, encoded by the coding sequence TCAGGAACGTGTCATTGGAGATTTCCCCTGGGCAGATTCATGGATTGGTTGGCGTGAACGGAGCGGGTAAAACAACTCTCGTGAAGATGTGCGCCACCATACTGGCTCCCACGGCGGGAGAGATATCTATCGCTTCGATCGACGCAGTGAAGAATCCCGAGCGTGCGCGAAGTGGCTTGGGTCTCGTGCTTGGCGGGGATAAGGGGTTTTACCCGAGGGCGACCGTTGACGCCAATCTTCGCTTTTTCGCTGACATCGCAGGTGTTCCATATCGTGACAATCATCGTGAAGTGGCTCGTGTTCTGAAACTCGTGGCATTGTCAGAAAAGGGAAGGGTCAAGGTTCAGGAGCTGTCTCGGGGTCAGCGTCAACGTCTGCACATCGCAAGAGCGCTGCTCGGATCTCCTGCTTTGCTGCTGCTTGATGAACCCACGAACGGTTTGGATCCTGAAGTGGCTTTGGAAGTGAGAGACCTTATTCGCGTCGTTGCGAATACTGGCGTGGGCATACTGTTAACCAGCCATTCCATGCCGGAAGTCGAGGAGCTTGCTGATCGCATCACCATCATGGATTCGGGAACGGTCCAGGTCAGTGGGTCTCTTGATGAGATCTATCGCTATGCGGGTGTTGAACAAGCAACGACATTCTCGTTTCTGCCTAATGCCGGTTTTTCACTTGACGAGTTTTCAGCGCTGCTTGATGGCACTGCGCTGATCGTCAGTAGATCCGTCGGCTCGACATGGTTCATCACCGCGTTATGGAAGCCAGGAACCACTCCGGCAGTAGAGAAAATACGTTCCTACTTCACGTCCCACGGCATATCGATTCTGGAAGGAACCGTTACTCGCGCCGCTACTCTCGAAGATGCTTTCTTGGCCATCTCCCATAGACCTCAGAAAGATGGCCGGGCATGA